TCCACAGCCTCTGATCGCGCGAAAAGTGAAGAATGGAGTGGTGCGGTCTGCAATTCGACTGTAGTTTAACGAATCAAGATTTAGCTACCTATAtacttccaaattacttgtcgcaggtatggatgtatctagatgtattttagttctagatacatttatttctgtgacaagtaatttgaaacggagggagtagattgccAACATTTATCGTGCACGAAATCAAACCCCAGCGGCACTCAACAGTCGACGGCGTGCGGGCTCGGAAATCTACTGGTGGAACGAGGCGAACGTGCGTACCAGAGCACGGACAACTTCAACTCTGAAATTCTTCTTCAACGTTGAGCTTCTTCCTCTACTGTGTACTAGTACGAAAGTACTAGACTATTAGAGCTTTTCACTTGTTTCTACGGCTGCCCTTGCGGTTTTACTCGGGCTTTCGACGAAATGGCAGCTGCCATGCCAAGCATAAAGCATTTCTAGCTAGCTACCCGTCGCCGATCAGCTTATTAGTCCATGGAAACAGCAACGAACTGAAGCTACTCAGACTCTGAGCAAAAGGAAAtgcatgctagtactagtagtggaGGAGGAACTTTCAATGCTATGTGCCCGATATGGTCTGTCGGCCAAGCCTAGTGGAGGACGGTGACCCTTTGACGGCTGGCCGCATTCCAGTCTGAATCAAGTTCGGCAGATCCGGAAAACACACATCTTTTTTTGTCTCTACGTAAGAAGATGCAAACCTGCTGTGTGTCTGGACTCTGGACTCTGGAATGGAAGAGGAGAAGCGACCAAAGTCTGACCGAACGATCACATACATGAGGTCCCAGCTTGCTGAGCGCACCCTATATGCGCCAAATAATTTAGTAGTAATTCCAAAGAAAGTCAACAAACTCCATGTCTTTTTTGGAATCAAATATGATGAAGTACTAGTATTCATCCCTGCAAAAAAAAAAAGTATTTGTATTCATGTAAAAGTTTGGCCAACGAATGATTTCCCATCGACTTCACGCTGAAAAAATAACAAATCTATGACGACAATGTAGCATGATATAGTGTCTTTTGGGAAATCTTTAACCCAGGAtacaatgaaagtcattccctggtAAATGTGGCTGTCATCGTTACGTAATATGGTTGGATAACATTTCGATTAACCAACATGTAGGAGTATTGCCAACCGACTAATGCATTGTCCCAAAACGAAAAACTCATGATCTGCAAAGTCTAGACGATCCATTGCCTGGCAACAAGGCTCTGGACCCGAACAGCTTCACGAGCGCCTTCTTCGAACGCTGTTGGGACATCATCAAATATGATGTGATGAGGGCGATAAATTACTTCTTGGGCCTTCATTCTTCACAACTGAAGTGGCTAAATTCCGCCAACATTGTGCCCCTGTCCAAGAAAGTGGGGCGAAAGGCATCACCGACTATAGGCCAATTAGCCTCATTCACATCACCACAAAATCATTGTCAAGGTGCCTGCAAACTGGCTTGCTCCTCACATATGGACAACCTTGTCTCCAATGCCCAAAGCGCCTTCATAAGGAAAAGGAATATTCATAACAACTTCATGTCCGTGCGCAGCCTTGCGAGGCGACTGCacaaagcaaaaaaagaaaaaagaaaaagaaacatccCTCCTTTTCAAGATAGACATCCGCAAGGTTTTTGACTCTATAAAATGGGAATACATCCTCGATCTCCTGCAACGGCAAGAGTTCCCAAACAAGTTCCGAGAATGCATCACCACTCTTTTCTACTTCATCATTGAGAATGTTGCTAAACGGCATCCCCGACCCTCCTATCAAGCATTGTCGTGGACTACGATAAGGCGACTCCCTACCcccattgttgtttgtcattgccATTGACCCTCTTCAACGGATTCTTAACTTGGCCACCCGTCATGGCCTGCTGCATAGGATAAGAGGGCGGAAAACTATATTTCGTACATCCGTTTTCACGGACGATGCTGCAATTTTATGGCCCCAATTAGAGAAGACATCGACAACCTATCATGCGTCCTCTAGGGTTTCGGCGACCGACTGAGTTTGGAGGGCTTTGTATCCTAAACCTTACAAAATTTCTCACCTTCTTAGACTCCGATGACCATGGTACCACTGGAAGGACCCTACCAAGCTTTGGGTGGGAATGGAAAACCCTTGGGATGAAGCGGACCTCGAGGTCTTCTAAGCCTCCACGAATATCATCGTGGGCAATAGAGCACGAACACCATTCTTGGACTCGCCATGGGAGCAAGCCAAAAGAGATTGCACCGATCATCTTTGAGGCCTTGAAGGGGAAGCGATGGAAGGCTAGGGAGGCAATGAAAGAGATGCTTGGGTGGAGAAAATTAAGCCGCCTCATACTTGGGACTTTGGGCTTCATCATGTTATTTGTTACCCTTTGGGCGTGCCTACATAACACCCCTTTGAAACAAGGGTCTTCCAGCACAAATCTTCCCCTCCATTTGTCATCTTCAACATGATCAAGAACGATGCAGCCCTTCGGAAGTCACACACGCAAAGCATTTGGAAAATTAATGACAGGAGAGTAACAATTTTGTAACAAGGGGGACACTGTAGTATCACTCTAACTTATTATTTAATGGATGAGactaagcttttgcctccgtttccaaAAAAAAGGCGTCAGTTGCATAACACTGAATTATAATATCAAGTAGGAGGATGGCATCAGTCGCATAACACTGAATTATGGTATCAAGAAGGTACAGACACTCTAAATGCCACTGGAGGCACAAGGGTTTCAGATAGCAAACAGTACACCAATATCAGAATTCCCATAAAACAGACAAAAGCAGTCATTTTGCCAACTTACACTACATGTGGACATTTCTAGCTCCATCACTAGCTCTTGAACAAAGAGGTAGCTGTTCATCACACAAGGGTCATCGGCTGAGGTCGATTGAGTTGTTATGCCGCAACTGGATGCCTGATGATCCCACGCCCTTCATCGAGGACAAAGCTGTTGTCACTGAAGTGAGAGCTGGAGAAGAACGGCCTCAGGTCGTAGATCTCATATTCTTGGGCCTGGATTCATAGACAAGAACATCAGCACACTGACAGACAGCGGAGGGACATGCAGCAGTATTGCTCGGGCAACGAAGAATCATGGACACAGGTGTTCATAGCTCTTACCTTGTTCTTCAGGTCATCCACTTTAACCTCAACGTGAGTCAGGCGTGTGGTTGATCCAGACACGATTTCTTCAAAGTGCAGCGCCTCCTTGACCAGGGTGCGCAGAAGGAGCAGAAGCAGTTCATTGTAATCCTTCTTGTACGTCATGTACTTCCGGAAATTCTGCAGAGACAACAGAAGTTTGTTAAAAACTACCAACTAGGCAAAAAGAGAAGCAAGATttttactctgaatataagatcattGAGTATCAAGACATATCATGCAAATGAATGAATTTGCTAACAGAACTGCATTAGGTAGTCCACTTCAGTTcaaaccaacatatatatatatatatatatatatatactttggcACTAGTGGGAAACACAACAGCAGTTAAGTTCAACTGTTCAAAAGTTACCTTCTGAAGTGCTTTCTGGACACCAAATTTCTGGGTTGAGATGAACGAGTCAAGCAGCACACGAATGGCCATGTCCACATCTTCCTGAGACACATAGCTTCGCAGATGCATCTTTGCATGTGCCTCAGACATTCGAATGATTGATTCGATATGCCTTACTGCAATGGGGACTCCTTGACCGTGCTGCAAAAAAGAGTTGCAAACAATTACTTCCTGGTTTTCAAGAATATTAATTTTCAAATATTTGACCTAATCATTCAACAAGGCTAGGAAAAGTGGTGGCTTACAGATGATTCACGTCGAAGTTCAGCATAGACATGGCTGATCTTGTCAAGGTCAGCATCATGTATTTTGGGGAATACATTCAACTTAGCATATGTGATATACTTCTTCAGCATGTCTTGAGAAAGGATCTGGCAAAGGAGGATTTTGTTAGAGGTGCAAATTTGAGTAAAATGTTAGCTTCTTACAGACAAGTGCAAGGGATAAGTACATCTGGGTCAGCATTCCGGGCAACAGTCAATGGATCATCCTCCTCATCAGCTACAACTCTATCTTCAAGATTACCACCCTTGGGCTGAGATCTGGCATGGCTATCTACAACAAACCTTGCAAGCATTTCATCCGTAAATGGGTCAACAATATCCTGCATTGCAGTAAGAAAACTCAGTATTGACAGACAACCAAGCACTGGACAAAATATATTACATGGAGAACTACAAACCTTAACAACACAGAGGACATCAAAACGTGAAATGATTGGATCTGTTAGTTCAACATTTTGAGTGAATGTCTTCGAAGAATCATATCTGCGAAGTCAACATGTTGAGGATCAAGATGTTGCCTAACAAGAGTGCAAGTATAACTAGCATTGCAAGTAATTCAGCTTACCTTCCTCCAACTGGGTTTGCTGCAGCAATAACACTGCATCGAGCTTGAAGGGATGTGACAATCCCTGCCTTTGATATGCTGATACTTTGTTGCTCCATGGCTTCATGAATACTTACCCTGGAACAATCAGCAGGAAATAAATTAATATTCAGCACACTGAAACATTAAATGCTAATCATGCAACATCAAAAGGGTATTTCATACCTATCTTGATCATTCATCTTATCAAATTCATCAATAAGGCATATGCCTCTATCAGCAAGAACCAGTGCACCTCCCTCAAGGGTCCACTCCCGTGTTACTGGATCCTTGTGAACTGCTGCTGTGAGTCCAACAGCAGAAGCTCCTTTCCCAGTTGTGTATACAGCCCTGTGTCCTGTTTTCTCAACATACCTACAGAACAACAGTTAGTGGAGAATTATCTTACAAGGAACTGATGAAAAAGATTTATTCCACTTTATCCTTACTTGAGAAATTGGGATTTCGCAGTGCCTGGGTCACCCAAGAGGAGACAGTTAATATCACCTCTTAGGCGATGCTTTCCCTTCACGTTCTTTTCTTGCCCGCCAAACATAGCTAGTGCAATGGCAGTCTTGATATCTTCATGACCATAAATGGATGGTGCAATTGATTTGACAATCTGTAAACCCAAAGTTCTGGTTGTTAACAAGGCTAGTTATCTATCATAGTCACTGGAAGAGATTTACGGATTCAGGGACAAACCCTTTCACTGATACGAGGATCCTTTGACAACTTCTCAATCTCAGCCTTGTCCTCATCTGTTAATTTGTATGCAGAGAACAGATCCTGCTTCTTTGATACATAGTTTGCCTCCACCACTGTGGCAAAAACTGGGAAACCATTCTTTGTATTTAAAGACAGGTCGAAATTGTTTGTGTATATCCCTGTAACCTCCTGAAATGGATAATAAGTATTAATCAACATGTTCTTTCTAGAGTAATATATAAGAACCAATAAGAGTCTGGAGAGCATTACAATTTCCTCTCCTGGACGAGCacagtcaatcagatcattcagaaGTATTACTTCCTTGTACCTGGGAAGCCTGCCAGCAGGAACAATCCCTGGGCTTTCCTGAAGAGTGAGTTTCTGATAGTTCCTGTATATAGTCTTCCAAAGGAAAATACTTCAGCCATGCATACCAAATGAAGAAAAATCAATATCATGCAAGGAGAAAAATAGTACTACTAAGCTTAACTGTTTAATGTTACTTACTTGCTCAACGTTGACAGTAAATGGACCTTTGGATTGGCATTCAGGGCAAGACCCAACCCTTACTTCAGTGTAAGAGTTCTGGAAGAAAGGACCCAGGACAGTTCCACATTTGCTACAGTCATACTTGACCTGCTGCAGCTGAGGGAACACACCTGACCTTCGAGTAACAACACCCCCGATTCGAATCATTGTGTTCAGATGAATTTGCCTGAACAATGACAACTAGGATTAAGGACATAAATTTAATTTGGGGGCTAAGAGATAACATGGTAAAAAGGTGTTCTCTACCTGATATTGCGTATTTGATCATAGACAGGAAGGTTGGTGATTCGCACATATATTTTCTGATGGATGTTTCTGTAATTCTTGTGGAGATCAAAAACAACATTTTTGCCCACTTCCTCCATAACCTCCAGCACTGATTGAGGTGCATCAGCCAACCAGATGGCAATGTTTGGGTGTATATAAATAAATTGCTTGTAGTCTATCTCCAAACTACACTTGTTAGCTGCAAAACATGGAAGTAAAGGTTACAAGATGCCAATTGTTATAACCAGTATAGTGCAGCCTCTTTCATGTAAACTGGGAAAGTGGAGAAAAACAGTACCTAAAACCATCTCATTAATTAGTCTGACATATTCAAACTCTCCTTGTTCATTCTTAGGGTTTACATATGTAAGAAGAAATTCTTTAAATTTCTTTGCAATGAAGCGCCGGACTTCATCTCTTGTGACCCACTCTCTAAGTGTTCCTTGCACacgatacatgttcatctcatcttcttcatcaaatTCATCCTGCAGAAAATATAACCCCATTTGAAAACTGGACAACCATACAGGCCCTTCAAACATGAGTTGCCTACTTCAACTGAAATATCTAGAAAATAAGAACAAAATTAATTGCAAATGCTAAACAACAGCATGACTAATTTCCACTCAAACTGAAAATACCTCATATCCATCATCATCAGTCTGATCAGTCATAGGCACATCACCACCAGAATATGGCTGAGATCTTCCAGGTGAACTAGGAGTGagaccatcaccatcatcatcacttcTGGGTGTTCTTGGTCCTCCACTTGGTTGTCTAAAATTAGCCCTGTGCCTTTTAGGACGCCTAAAGTTAATATCCTCATCTGTATCTGCACAATTAAAAAATGTTGTCTTTAATTTACAATGGCTGACATCCAAGCATTTGCTTTTTATGTTATTGATCAAGGATACCCACTACAGAGGAAAACTCACAAGTCATAACCATCCATATGAGGATACTATTACTAAGATCTTCAAGCAAATCCAAGCTTGCTTATTTTTGTATACATAGTGACCCTGATTTTTGAAGATACATCACATCTTTTGATAAATGGATGACGGTCAGAAAAATACACAATGTAAATATGATACTACTTATTGATATTTTCAGAAAAAATCAGCATTATTATATGGGCTTCAAAGTTCCTACCCATGACACTTCTATCAAACTTGAAACCACAAAGGAAAAAATATGCTCATTTCAACCATACTAAAAAAGGAACATTTCACCACAACAATATGAAAAATAAACATAACCCAAATACTCAAGCAGCAATTCAAACAAACAGAATATAAGTGCAAAGGAAAAAAGGTAAGGTTTGTCCTAATACACCATAGAAAATaagaactgtgtgtgatgccattACCCTGATCATGAAGCATACGAGGCAATTTTCGATCAGCTGTTGCACCAGTCCTCACATCCCTTGCATGAAGTTCCGCTTCTGCAGCCCTTCGATCAGCCATGATCTCATCCAGGTTCCTCTCATCCTCTATTGAGTCATCTAACCCAACTGACTCATACTGGTCCTGCTCATCCATTCTTCGGTAATCACTGCAAAAGGTGGGAAAAAAATAAGAGGACTAGCAAGAACTTCACAATTTCGAACATGTTTGTGTTTGTTTGAGGTATGGCTTATTTCATACACACTAAAACATGCAATCCTATAGTTAACTTAACTATCTTGAAACCAAACTGTATGGCAAAATGAATTATTACTCAACAATGCAGTTTCCAAGATATCAACAAATCCACAAAGTAAAAAAAACACTAGCAAAACTGGACAGCAGACAACTGATCAACAAATCCTATTCAGACAACCattttcatcaaaaagggataggaCATGACAGGCACCAGTTCATATAGGCAACTGAAATTGGTAAACTGAAATATAACCGAACAAATTACTGAGCACAAACACAAGGTTTTAATATTCAATACTGGAAAGCAGGTTAGCAGACATTTCTACATTGTAAAGTTCAAGGAACTAACAAAACATTAAAGGTAACAAAAAAGACACAATCAGGTGAAGTGTTTGACTATTCCCTTGTCTGTGCCACAAATCTGCCTATTTATGAAGTAAATCTAGGCCGCAATCCCTAGATTCTCAACCACCAAAAGTCGCTGAATAATCAATTTATTGCCAGATTTAACGGACTAAACCTGTCAACTACTAGTAGAAACACCTAAACGCTGTCCCAAATAACACTAGATCCGGAAAATCTCCGGCTCAGACGTTTCTGTCTTACTTGAGGTAGTCGTCGTTGAAGAGgtcctccccgtcgtcttcctcctcgtcgcgGATAACGGTGGCGCCGTCGTCCTCGGGGAGCACGTTGGGGTCGACCTCCGCCTCGCCATCGTCGTCCGAGTAGGAGGACGGGTCGGTGGCGCCGCGGCTGGTGGTGGTGTTGGGCGGCAGCCGGTCGGTGCTGAAGCCCGGCGAGCCCGGGGTCGACGGCGCGTTGTTCTCCGAGTCGTCCTGGGAAAAGCAAATCAGCCGGCGAGAAGGTTAgatccggaggcggcggcggccgcgcggggcggcggcgtgggtcggggaGAGAGGGGAAGCTGGGGGAGACGGGCCGCTTACCATCCGCGGGGTCGGAGGAGGCTCCGGTGGAGGACGCGTGCGGCTGTGCGCCGAGGCTAGGGTTTCGGCGGGAAGGGGGGAATGGTGGGGAGAGACTGTGTTTCGGCGGGAAGGGAATATAttgggggagagggagagagggtttCGGCGGGAAGGTGGGGTGGGTGATGGCGGGAACGGCAGGCGGTACCGGGGTCGTTGTGATGCAACAAATGGGCCGAAAGCCTTGTGCCATCGTGGGCTGAGAGTTGGGAGAAGCCTAAGGTGACCCACCCAACACCTCTGCGTTGCCTCCGTAAGCCCAGGACCATACTGAGCCTTTGCACAGGTGCGGTACATAGTCCTCTAAGCTATATAACGCCTACTGCGACGCTACCTTCCATCTCGCCGGAAGTTTTTTCGCGCCTGCTAGGCCGGCCCGGACCAATAGGATAGAGGTTTTACGCGCGTTTTTTTCTCTACTGTGTGTTTTCTGTGttggtttttatttggttttcttgCGGGTTCTGGTTTTTTATGTTTATTTCGGTTTTCTGTGGCAGTTTTCAATGGTTTTCTTTTGGGTTTTGGTTTGAAGTGTTTTTTTTACATATTTCTTGGGGTCTTTTTCAACATAAATTCTAGATCGTGTGCGCACACAATTTGATGAAAATGAGTGGCCGAGCTACGCGACAAAACAAACTGAAACAAGATTGCAACACTCTGCATGCATGCGTGAAGGCTTAGTGGGTTTTTTTTTGCAGACGTACGAGGCCATCATACATGAGTTGCATGCAACCTTGCGTGTATTTTCACATAAAATCAAAAGGTCATGTCTTTTAACCCCGCATCAGAATTAATATCCTTTTTCGTTGTTAGGATCCTCTTGACGTTAATGGACAAAAAAAATCAATGTCAACTTTGGTGTGATATGGTGCGACCTTATTACTACATGCTGCAATTTTAGTACTACATGgtgcattttttttcaaaatcaattttgAAGTGGCATGCTCCAACCTCCTATGAGGTTGCAACGTAACAAACATGGCAACCAACTTTTTGTGACATGTAAATAGTCTGTTGCCCGGCTAACTACCTAGTAGTAGATGTGCAACTCATGTCCCTACTTGTAGATGTGATGTGTAGTTTTCACTATTGGCACACCCTATCCCACCAATGCTACCAATGATAGGGGCAACTTAGTCTCTTTTTTG
The sequence above is a segment of the Triticum dicoccoides isolate Atlit2015 ecotype Zavitan chromosome 1A, WEW_v2.0, whole genome shotgun sequence genome. Coding sequences within it:
- the LOC119280118 gene encoding DNA replication licensing factor MCM2 — translated: MDDSENNAPSTPGSPGFSTDRLPPNTTTSRGATDPSSYSDDDGEAEVDPNVLPEDDGATVIRDEEEDDGEDLFNDDYLNDYRRMDEQDQYESVGLDDSIEDERNLDEIMADRRAAEAELHARDVRTGATADRKLPRMLHDQDTDEDINFRRPKRHRANFRQPSGGPRTPRSDDDGDGLTPSSPGRSQPYSGGDVPMTDQTDDDGYEDEFDEEDEMNMYRVQGTLREWVTRDEVRRFIAKKFKEFLLTYVNPKNEQGEFEYVRLINEMVLANKCSLEIDYKQFIYIHPNIAIWLADAPQSVLEVMEEVGKNVVFDLHKNYRNIHQKIYVRITNLPVYDQIRNIRQIHLNTMIRIGGVVTRRSGVFPQLQQVKYDCSKCGTVLGPFFQNSYTEVRVGSCPECQSKGPFTVNVEQTIYRNYQKLTLQESPGIVPAGRLPRYKEVILLNDLIDCARPGEEIEVTGIYTNNFDLSLNTKNGFPVFATVVEANYVSKKQDLFSAYKLTDEDKAEIEKLSKDPRISERIVKSIAPSIYGHEDIKTAIALAMFGGQEKNVKGKHRLRGDINCLLLGDPGTAKSQFLKYVEKTGHRAVYTTGKGASAVGLTAAVHKDPVTREWTLEGGALVLADRGICLIDEFDKMNDQDRVSIHEAMEQQSISISKAGIVTSLQARCSVIAAANPVGGRYDSSKTFTQNVELTDPIISRFDVLCVVKDIVDPFTDEMLARFVVDSHARSQPKGGNLEDRVVADEEDDPLTVARNADPDILSQDMLKKYITYAKLNVFPKIHDADLDKISHVYAELRRESSHGQGVPIAVRHIESIIRMSEAHAKMHLRSYVSQEDVDMAIRVLLDSFISTQKFGVQKALQKNFRKYMTYKKDYNELLLLLLRTLVKEALHFEEIVSGSTTRLTHVEVKVDDLKNKAQEYEIYDLRPFFSSSHFSDNSFVLDEGRGIIRHPVAA